A single genomic interval of Coccidioides posadasii str. Silveira chromosome 1, complete sequence harbors:
- a CDS encoding uncharacterized protein (EggNog:ENOG410Q123), which yields MVAESFQKQSALALLGGKMNPFCEEFEHSWAETSGSTPVGPLLRVWDPWSGSQPAKSGRMQARSPRKPLDLRESRKESLAIHADYKIWEPTPFISFTSSIEGLERLISKRHWPESTARTLTVVNPNARLAKGLPIVEMKSELEYYNIPDRYGCSYNYYRDEYLCLWEITPEEVVQHWNWDELCENPRWYEDEIQPAFNQHNCHLLGRKPNHSAFNMSMLHDALPSVAKTVEMESPRMETPRMETPEMKMPVLEDA from the coding sequence ATGGTCGCCGAAAGCTTTCAGAAACAATCTGCCCTGGCACTGCTGGGAGGGAAGATGAACCCCTTTTGTGAGGAATTTGAACACTCATGGGCGGAAACCTCTGGTTCGACTCCTGTTGGCCCGCTGCTTAGGGTCTGGGATCCGTGGTCCGGCAGCCAACCGGCCAAATCAGGCCGGATGCAGGCGCGTTCACCCCGCAAGCCTTTGGATTTGCGGGAGAGCCGGAAGGAGTCACTTGCAATACACGCTGATTATAAAATCTGGGAACCAACGCCATTTATATCCTTCACTTCGTCGATAGAAGGCCTTGAAAGACTCATCTCAAAACGACACTGGCCGGAAAGCACTGCAAGAACATTAACTGTTGTTAATCCAAACGCCCGTCTTGCAAAGGGTCTCCCTATAGTCGAGATGAAATCGGAATTGGAATACTATAATATCCCAGACCGATACGGCTGTTCATATAATTATTACAGAGATGAATATCTCTGCCTGTGGGAGATCACACCGGAAGAGGTTGTCCAACACTGGAACTGGGACGAGCTCTGCGAGAATCCACGTTGGTACGAGGACGAGATACAGCCTGCGTTTAATCAACACAACTGTCATCTTTTAGGCAGAAAGCCGAACCACAGCGCATTCAATATGTCAATGCTACATGATGCTTTACCGAGTGTCGCTAAGACGGTCGAAATGGAGTCGCCCAGAATGGAGACACCCAGAATGGAGACGCCCGAAATGAAGATGCCCGTCCTGGAAGACGCTTGA
- a CDS encoding uncharacterized protein (EggNog:ENOG410PMEB), translated as MEPEDAVRPSPEKSRAVYEQGFCIWTRLHTRARQEPSLPQICFHLQAAVRKLPPLVYDLDLKCKYACLYATGTSIWGTSRGQCKIPLVEKRLELPVSINHSTQLALSESLEPVYQKWFNHEHNHLSVLILAWSYIFSARWVELIPGAELTYTEKYAEYGNNKRDERPGVMVNVGDVDNDAARWWAAVLSPGEGWEAHLTRERTKFRSPWSTALETRLKFTLSCGRSRCHTSTTAPSFTTALRFLAEYCDLHNIVDQTLAALSSTLFLPSLNTKKSPTLLPKPDSHKRQRLEPPVSEPTKQKPLGFILEEIAPELDKLLTLSCNTRGLRSLLSSVFYEPGIPCNAVSPWLQSTFAVLDSVVDDHLLAHILMSRVPQISFLWLGGIVTGSHKNVLQDGRFGLIPIELHAASWCDVTQSFLQEPVSEPPISNGALSRSDECRLLYLVQEERHSRWPVSPWMPFGTMALDDAEVEVRLHAQCTGHGLQYAGWRWACRDGTLIHPLCVETAIPTHSPARHPAINTPIRYEALNLEEESASENATRNIFGWLRVDGYPPREREISNHEWINLDESDNESPSLNESPRSHTAPASKAVEDWIQQSTLAPEPITDSSPI; from the coding sequence ATGGAGCCTGAAGATGCTGTACGTCCAAGCCCTGAGAAGAGCCGAGCCGTGTATGAACAAGGCTTTTGTATTTGGACAAGGCTTCACACTCGCGCTCGACAGGAACCCAGCCTGCCCCAAATTTGTTTCCACCTGCAGGCCGCAGTTCGAAAGTTACCTCCCTTGGTCTATGATCTGGATCTGAAGTGCAAGTATGCTTGTCTCTACGCGACCGGAACGTCAATTTGGGGAACTTCACGGGGGCAATGCAAGATACCTCTTGTGGAGAAAAGACTTGAGCTACCAGTTTCTATCAACCACTCGACGCAACTTGCTCTCTCTGAAAGCCTGGAGCCAGTCTATCAGAAATGGTTTAATCATGAACATAATCACCTTTCTGTGCTAATATTGGCATGGAGCTACATATTTTCAGCGCGTTGGGTCGAGCTCATTCCTGGAGCCGAGCTGACTTATACTGAGAAGTACGCGGAATATGGCAACAACAAAAGAGACGAACGACCCGGAGTCATGGTGAATGTAGGAGATGTCGACAATGATGCAGCCAGATGGTGGGCCGCTGTTTTGTCTCCTGGTGAGGGCTGGGAGGCTCACCTAACAAGGGAGCGAACAAAATTCCGATCACCTTGGTCGACTGCTTTGGAAACAAGGCTGAAATTTACGCTTTCCTGCGGCAGATCCCGCTGCCATACGTCAACTACCGCACCTTCGTTCACCACTGCCCTTCGTTTTCTCGCAGAATACTGCGATCTACACAACATTGTTGACCAAACTCTGGCGGCGCTCTCTTCAACGTTGTTTCTTCCTTCGTTGAATACAAAGAAAAGCCCAACATTGCTCCCGAAACCCGATTCTCATAAGAGGCAAAGGCTGGAGCCACCCGTATCAGAGCCAACCAAGCAGAAGCCACTTGGCTTTATATTGGAGGAGATAGCGCCGGAGCTGGACAAACTATTGACACTGAGTTGCAACACACGGGGTCTACGCTCTCTTTTGTCGAGTGTATTTTATGAACCTGGAATACCTTGCAATGCCGTGAGCCCATGGCTGCAATCTACGTTCGCTGTTCTTGACTCTGTGGTGGATGACCATCTACTTGCTCATATCCTGATGAGCCGAGTCCCGCAAATTTCCTTCCTCTGGCTTGGGGGTATAGTTACGGGTAGTCACAAGAACGTCCTCCAGGATGGTCGATTCGGCCTCATACCGATTGAACTCCATGCTGCATCATGGTGTGATGTCACACAATCGTTTTTACAGGAACCTGTCTCTGAACCGCCAATAAGTAATGGGGCGCTTTCACGATCAGATGAGTGCCGACTTCTCTATCTGGTCCAAGAAGAACGGCACAGTCGGTGGCCGGTGTCTCCATGGATGCCTTTCGGCACCATGGCGCTCGACGATGCTGAAGTTGAAGTCCGTCTACATGCACAGTGTACTGGTCACGGTCTCCAATATGCGGGTTGGCGTTGGGCGTGTCGAGATGGTACACTGATACATCCCTTGTGCGTTGAAACCGCTATACCTACCCATTCACCGGCACGGCACCCGGCAATAAATACGCCCATCAGATACGAAGCTCTGAATCTCGAGGAAGAATCAGCTTCAGAAAATGCTACAAGAAATATCTTTGGCTGGCTCCGAGTTGATGGATATCCCCCACGGGAGCGAGAAATAAGTAACCACGAGTGGATTAATCTTGATGAATCTGATAATGAATCACCATCCCTGAATGAGTCACCGAGGAGTCACACCGCCCCAGCATCAAAAGCCGTGGAAGATTGGATACAACAGAGCACTCTGGCACCTGAACCAATAACGGATTCTTCACCGATTTGA